A region from the Kribbella shirazensis genome encodes:
- a CDS encoding M15 family metallopeptidase, which yields MLTDHRATTRQRRPAVLAGLAILALALTSCTTDSAHDDPPASTASAPERGRSSGTGASHGQAGEEDGVLPDHASAYDTHLPGIAKLDPALRKAVQKAETAMKKDGIRMQVNTGWRSKKYQEELLEKAIRKYGSKKKAMEYVADPDESHHVTGHAVDIGPTAADYWLIRKGSRFGLCQTLSNEIWHFELATTPGGTCPPMTDPTR from the coding sequence ATGCTGACCGATCACCGCGCCACCACCCGGCAACGCCGGCCGGCCGTCCTCGCAGGGCTGGCGATCCTCGCCCTCGCGCTGACGTCCTGTACGACGGACTCCGCACACGACGACCCACCTGCCAGTACTGCGTCGGCGCCCGAGCGCGGGCGATCGTCGGGGACCGGCGCGAGCCACGGGCAGGCCGGCGAGGAGGACGGCGTACTGCCGGACCACGCCTCGGCCTACGACACGCACCTCCCCGGCATCGCCAAGCTCGATCCGGCGCTCCGCAAGGCGGTCCAGAAGGCCGAGACCGCGATGAAGAAGGACGGGATCCGGATGCAGGTCAACACGGGGTGGCGGAGCAAGAAGTACCAGGAAGAGCTGCTGGAGAAGGCGATCCGCAAGTACGGCAGCAAGAAGAAGGCCATGGAGTACGTCGCCGACCCTGACGAGTCGCACCACGTCACCGGCCATGCTGTCGACATCGGCCCGACCGCCGCCGACTACTGGCTGATCCGCAAGGGCAGCCGCTTCGGCCTCTGCCAGACGCTGTCCAACGAGATCTGGCACTTCGAACTGGCCACCACGCCAGGCGGCACCTGCCCGCCGATGACCGACCCGACGCGCTAG
- a CDS encoding GNAT family N-acetyltransferase produces MTVRRAVEEDDAPLLAIERSAWDASSGFPSYLDTLQDTFFSRSGPEAHLVAEYEGAVVGYLRLQDKYQFPEGAGVLAINGLAVARDARRLGVASALLDAASAEGRLRGARKITLHVHSTNAAARRLYERHGYVLEGTHPDEFLIEGNYIAALDMAKTL; encoded by the coding sequence GTGACCGTACGACGTGCCGTCGAGGAGGACGACGCCCCGCTGCTCGCGATCGAGCGGAGCGCGTGGGACGCTTCGTCCGGTTTCCCGTCGTACCTGGACACCCTCCAGGACACGTTCTTCAGCCGGAGCGGACCCGAGGCGCACCTCGTGGCGGAGTACGAGGGAGCGGTTGTCGGGTACTTGCGGTTGCAGGACAAGTACCAGTTCCCGGAGGGGGCGGGGGTGCTGGCGATCAACGGGCTCGCGGTGGCGCGGGACGCCCGCCGCCTGGGCGTCGCGTCCGCGCTCCTCGACGCCGCCAGCGCGGAGGGCCGTCTCCGTGGCGCCCGCAAGATCACCCTGCACGTCCACAGCACCAACGCTGCGGCCCGCCGGCTGTACGAACGCCACGGCTACGTCCTCGAAGGCACCCACCCCGACGAGTTCCTCATCGAGGGCAACTACATCGCCGCCCTCGACATGGCGAAAACCCTCTAG
- a CDS encoding M23 family metallopeptidase, with product MPTHQDAPNADRQASSRPTASRRVAKHRTHRQSTIRRTQLIGLTAALAAAAGTTTVSLATSATGPANASGDAGLSSAQAEALTAARIDRRELGSRDASRIDLSLADAQKAAAVKAAQQRAAKLAANETITKRRALALAAAKAAAAKKAAENAKALAAARAEAQAKAAAIAKQVAIEKAAAKEAAEAAPKVVLPTTGYRLTARFNQAGSRWSSNHTGLDFAAPMGTPVRSVLAGEVIQASFEGAYGRQVKVRHSDGTVTSYGHMSEFDVSVGDSVEAGTMIGRIGMTGNTTGPHVHFEVLRGGSPVNPESWLRDRGVTP from the coding sequence GTGCCCACTCACCAAGACGCGCCGAACGCAGATCGGCAGGCGTCCAGTCGCCCGACTGCCTCGCGCCGGGTGGCCAAGCACCGCACCCACCGTCAAAGCACCATCCGTCGCACCCAGCTGATCGGCCTCACCGCCGCGCTGGCCGCCGCGGCCGGGACCACCACGGTCAGTCTCGCGACCTCCGCGACCGGCCCGGCCAACGCGTCCGGAGACGCCGGCCTGAGCTCAGCGCAGGCCGAGGCCCTGACCGCCGCCCGGATCGACCGCCGCGAGCTCGGCTCCCGGGACGCGTCCCGGATCGACCTGTCGCTGGCGGACGCCCAGAAGGCGGCGGCCGTCAAGGCCGCGCAGCAGCGCGCCGCCAAGCTGGCCGCGAACGAGACCATCACGAAGCGCCGGGCGCTCGCCCTGGCGGCGGCCAAGGCGGCCGCGGCGAAGAAGGCCGCGGAGAACGCCAAGGCGCTCGCCGCCGCGAGGGCGGAGGCCCAGGCCAAGGCCGCGGCGATCGCCAAGCAGGTCGCGATCGAGAAGGCGGCCGCCAAGGAGGCCGCAGAGGCAGCGCCGAAGGTCGTGCTGCCGACCACCGGCTACCGGCTGACCGCTCGCTTCAACCAGGCCGGCAGCCGCTGGTCCAGTAACCACACCGGCCTCGACTTCGCGGCGCCGATGGGTACGCCGGTCCGGTCGGTGCTGGCCGGCGAGGTCATCCAGGCCAGCTTCGAAGGCGCGTACGGACGGCAGGTGAAGGTCCGGCACTCCGACGGCACCGTCACGTCGTACGGCCACATGTCCGAGTTCGACGTCTCCGTCGGCGACTCGGTCGAGGCCGGCACGATGATCGGCCGCATCGGCATGACCGGCAACACCACGGGCCCGCACGTCCACTTCGAGGTCCTCCGCGGCGGCTCCCCCGTGAACCCCGAATCCTGGCTGCGCGACCGCGGCGTCACCCCGTAG
- a CDS encoding DUF899 family protein — MPETALPPVVSADEWAQARAELLVAEKEATRALDRIAAQRRRLPMVRFGEYTFRSTDGPVTLRELFGEHRQLALYQFMNAGPDAFCGGCTYFTENVVNLAGLARNDVAWATVSDMPIEQMAGYWQEKGWEHVPFASSAGTTFSADCGAGSGFLLNLFLRDGDNVFRTYSTGQRGVDRLLFSTNVSDLAAYGRQQDWEDSPEGWPQAPTYG, encoded by the coding sequence ATGCCCGAGACAGCATTGCCGCCGGTGGTGTCAGCCGACGAATGGGCTCAGGCGCGTGCCGAGCTGCTCGTCGCCGAAAAGGAGGCCACGCGTGCCCTGGACCGGATCGCGGCGCAGCGGCGACGGCTGCCGATGGTGCGGTTCGGCGAGTACACGTTCAGGTCGACGGACGGACCGGTCACGTTGCGCGAGCTCTTCGGTGAGCACCGTCAGCTCGCCCTGTACCAGTTCATGAACGCCGGCCCCGACGCGTTCTGCGGCGGCTGCACGTACTTCACCGAGAACGTCGTCAACCTGGCCGGTCTGGCCCGGAACGATGTGGCGTGGGCGACGGTCTCCGACATGCCGATCGAGCAGATGGCCGGCTACTGGCAGGAGAAGGGCTGGGAGCACGTTCCGTTCGCGTCCTCGGCAGGTACGACGTTTTCCGCCGACTGTGGCGCGGGCAGCGGATTCCTGCTGAACCTGTTCCTGCGCGACGGCGACAACGTTTTCCGCACCTACTCGACGGGCCAGCGCGGCGTCGACCGGTTGCTCTTCAGCACCAACGTCTCCGATCTCGCCGCGTACGGCCGGCAGCAGGACTGGGAGGACTCCCCCGAGGGCTGGCCCCAGGCGCCGACGTACGGCTAG
- a CDS encoding NAD-dependent epimerase/dehydratase family protein, translating into MRIAILGGTRFIGRAVVERLAAEGHTLLVVHRGDHEPDGLVPVEHAHADRHDGTALAAALKPFDPEALVDISGMNAAAADAALGAVGPPVKLVAISSCDVYRAYDGLHSDRTTDALPLTEESPLRERRFVDGPEYENLEMEERYLPRGATVLRLGAVYGEHDYQRRFEFVLRRVRAGRRRIPVGSGQFLFSRVYVGDVAAAVSLALGGDFPGAFNIVEPRTAPYRLFAEQILAAAEVDDVELVRVRDDLLPSDLALTGAIDQHLLIDAWKARTVLGWAPVDPAETLRASVRWHLGHPPADASADFSEDDAVLG; encoded by the coding sequence ATGCGAATCGCGATCCTGGGTGGTACCCGGTTCATCGGACGGGCCGTCGTCGAGCGGTTGGCGGCGGAGGGGCACACGCTGCTGGTGGTGCACCGCGGCGACCACGAGCCGGACGGCCTGGTGCCGGTCGAGCACGCGCACGCCGATCGGCACGACGGTACGGCGCTGGCCGCTGCGCTGAAGCCGTTCGATCCTGAGGCGCTCGTCGACATCTCCGGGATGAACGCGGCGGCCGCCGACGCGGCTCTCGGCGCGGTCGGGCCGCCAGTGAAGCTCGTCGCGATCTCGAGCTGTGATGTGTATCGCGCGTACGACGGTCTGCACTCGGACCGTACGACGGACGCGCTGCCGCTGACCGAGGAGTCGCCGCTGCGGGAACGCCGGTTCGTCGATGGACCGGAGTACGAGAACCTGGAGATGGAGGAGCGGTACCTCCCGCGCGGGGCGACGGTGCTGCGGCTCGGGGCTGTCTACGGCGAGCACGACTACCAGCGGCGGTTCGAGTTCGTCCTGCGGCGGGTGCGGGCCGGGCGGCGGCGGATCCCGGTCGGGTCCGGGCAGTTCCTCTTCAGTCGGGTGTACGTCGGTGACGTCGCGGCCGCGGTGTCCTTGGCGCTGGGCGGGGACTTCCCCGGTGCCTTCAACATCGTCGAGCCGCGCACGGCGCCGTACCGGCTGTTCGCCGAGCAGATCCTGGCGGCGGCGGAGGTTGACGATGTGGAGCTGGTGCGGGTTCGGGACGATCTGCTGCCGTCGGATCTGGCGCTCACCGGGGCGATCGATCAGCACCTGTTGATCGATGCGTGGAAGGCGCGGACGGTCCTCGGATGGGCTCCCGTGGATCCGGCGGAGACCCTGCGCGCGTCCGTCCGGTGGCACCTCGGGCATCCGCCGGCGGATGCTTCGGCGGACTTCTCCGAGGACGACGCCGTGCTCGGCTGA
- the rpmG gene encoding 50S ribosomal protein L33, whose amino-acid sequence MAKSTDIRPKITLACTVCKERNYITKKNRRNDPDRLELKKYCHRCNDHTEHRETR is encoded by the coding sequence GTGGCCAAGTCAACCGACATTCGCCCGAAGATCACGCTGGCGTGCACGGTCTGCAAGGAGCGGAACTACATCACCAAGAAGAACCGGCGGAACGACCCGGATCGTCTTGAGCTGAAGAAGTACTGCCACCGGTGCAACGACCACACCGAGCACCGCGAGACCCGCTGA
- a CDS encoding FAS1-like dehydratase domain-containing protein yields the protein MTIDATMVGRSYAAAESYQVGREKIREFADAIGDSNPAYRGDDAVAPPTFAFVVGSRALEQLLHDEELGLRLDRIVHGAQKFSYTRPIKAGDEIAATATITTVRKAGPVEVIMYETTLTTADGEAIATATSTLSHNRADA from the coding sequence ATGACGATCGACGCCACGATGGTCGGCCGGAGTTACGCGGCCGCCGAGTCCTACCAGGTCGGCCGGGAGAAGATCCGGGAGTTCGCCGACGCGATCGGCGACAGCAACCCGGCGTACCGGGGTGACGACGCGGTCGCGCCGCCGACTTTCGCGTTCGTGGTCGGCAGCCGCGCGCTCGAGCAGCTGCTGCACGACGAGGAGCTCGGCCTCCGGCTGGACCGGATCGTGCACGGCGCGCAGAAGTTCAGCTACACCCGCCCGATCAAGGCCGGCGACGAGATCGCCGCGACCGCCACGATCACCACTGTGCGCAAGGCCGGTCCCGTCGAGGTGATCATGTACGAGACCACGCTGACCACTGCCGACGGCGAAGCGATCGCCACGGCGACGTCGACCCTCTCGCACAACCGGGCGGACGCATGA
- a CDS encoding MaoC/PaaZ C-terminal domain-containing protein yields the protein MIEVGTELPPLTVTLRREDLVRYAGASGDFNPIHWSDRMAAALELPGVIAHGMLTMASAVRVVTDWIDDPADLVEYGVRFTKPVVVPDDDKGASVTFSAKVDKVTEDDRGGLAEIDITAVAGEEKVLGRARAVVRVR from the coding sequence ATGATCGAGGTAGGCACCGAGCTGCCCCCGTTGACCGTCACCCTCCGGCGCGAGGACCTGGTCCGGTACGCCGGGGCGAGCGGGGACTTCAACCCGATCCACTGGAGCGACCGGATGGCCGCGGCGCTCGAGCTGCCCGGTGTGATCGCGCACGGCATGCTGACGATGGCGTCCGCGGTGCGGGTCGTCACGGACTGGATCGACGACCCGGCCGACCTGGTGGAGTACGGCGTTCGGTTCACGAAGCCGGTGGTCGTACCGGACGACGACAAGGGTGCGAGCGTGACGTTCTCCGCGAAGGTCGACAAGGTCACGGAGGACGATCGGGGCGGCCTGGCCGAGATCGACATCACGGCCGTCGCGGGCGAGGAGAAGGTGCTCGGCCGGGCCAGGGCGGTCGTGCGGGTCCGGTGA
- a CDS encoding UDP-N-acetylmuramate dehydrogenase, translated as MSTHVSLADHTTLRIGGPADKFVEVTTEDDLITAVRDADAAGEPVLLLSGGSNVVIGDDGFRGTVVKIATFGIRVEADLCSGAMVHVAAGEDWDAVVQRAIAEQWSGLESMSGIPGLAGSTPVQNVGAYGHEVAETIASVRIWDRSENVVRTIFAADCGFSYRNSRFKADPSRYVVLEVSFQLALGELSAPVGYAELARVLEVEPGSRAPMNEVREAVLGLRRGKGMVLDEADHDTWSAGSFFTNPILDTPAEVPAGAPQWPLPDGRVKTSAAWLIEHAGVSKGFTIGNAAVSTKHTLALTNRGQATAKELLTLAAHVRTQVQQSFGITLVNEPVLVNCGF; from the coding sequence GTGAGTACGCACGTGTCGCTCGCCGACCACACCACGCTGCGGATCGGCGGGCCGGCCGACAAGTTCGTCGAGGTCACGACCGAGGACGACCTGATCACCGCGGTCCGGGACGCGGACGCCGCCGGTGAACCGGTGCTGTTGCTGTCCGGTGGCAGCAACGTGGTGATCGGGGACGACGGTTTCCGCGGCACCGTGGTGAAGATCGCGACCTTCGGCATCCGGGTCGAGGCGGACCTGTGCTCCGGGGCGATGGTGCATGTCGCGGCCGGTGAGGACTGGGATGCCGTCGTCCAGCGGGCGATCGCGGAGCAGTGGAGCGGGCTCGAGTCGATGTCCGGGATCCCCGGCCTGGCCGGATCGACCCCGGTGCAGAACGTCGGCGCCTACGGCCACGAGGTCGCGGAAACGATCGCGTCGGTGCGTATCTGGGACCGTTCCGAAAACGTTGTCCGGACCATCTTCGCGGCGGACTGCGGGTTCTCGTACCGGAACTCCCGCTTCAAGGCGGATCCGTCCCGGTACGTCGTCCTCGAGGTCAGCTTCCAGCTGGCGCTCGGCGAGCTGTCGGCCCCGGTCGGGTACGCCGAACTCGCCCGCGTGCTCGAAGTGGAGCCGGGTTCACGAGCGCCGATGAACGAGGTCCGGGAAGCTGTCCTGGGTCTGCGCCGCGGCAAGGGCATGGTCCTCGACGAGGCCGACCACGACACCTGGAGTGCCGGCTCCTTCTTCACCAACCCCATCCTCGACACTCCCGCCGAGGTGCCGGCCGGCGCGCCGCAGTGGCCGCTGCCGGACGGTCGCGTGAAGACCAGCGCCGCCTGGCTGATCGAACATGCCGGCGTCTCCAAGGGCTTCACCATCGGCAACGCCGCCGTGTCGACCAAGCACACGCTGGCCCTGACAAACCGGGGCCAGGCGACCGCGAAGGAACTGCTGACGCTGGCCGCCCACGTCCGCACCCAGGTCCAGCAGTCCTTCGGCATCACCTTGGTCAACGAACCGGTCCTGGTGAACTGCGGTTTCTGA
- a CDS encoding alkaline phosphatase D family protein, whose amino-acid sequence MRELSAHLRRRHFLTLAGAAALATSLVPEAKATAQLGNLFTLGVASGDPLPDGVVLWTRLAPEPVAPDGRGGMPDRRVPVTWEVAEDAGFRRVVRRGVEHAVPEWAHSVHAEVDGLRPDREYWYRFIVGDQVSPVGRTRTAPLAYLRLNEFSFAFASCQNYYEGFFTAFRHMARDDLDLVVHLGDYIYEGGGQGTIGRGHLPAAEVFSLTDYRIRYGQYKSDPDLQAAHAAAPWVVAPDDHDVENNWAGDISQIDTEPDQDPAVFRQRRAAAYQAYYENLPLRRSSMPRGSEMQVYRRLTFGNLVQLNVLDTRRFRTDQLEQCAQDCDARWDPERTMLGAQQEKWLLDGLGRSSARWNVLGNQVFAFEADHDAGTSERYGMDPWDGYAAARQRLFDGVIERKVDNFVMITGDAHRSVAADLKQNFADPNSRTVGAEFLGTSVSSGGNGVDTDSLGVTWLAENPHMRFHNSQRGYQRCVVTPTEWRTDYRVVPQVTVADGSVITRASVTVEAGRPGVADVAG is encoded by the coding sequence ATGCGAGAGTTGTCCGCCCATCTACGCCGCCGGCACTTCCTCACCCTGGCCGGTGCAGCAGCGCTTGCCACCAGTCTGGTTCCGGAGGCGAAGGCGACTGCCCAGCTCGGCAACCTGTTCACGCTGGGCGTCGCCTCCGGTGACCCGCTGCCGGACGGTGTCGTGCTCTGGACCCGCCTCGCGCCGGAGCCGGTCGCGCCCGACGGCCGCGGCGGCATGCCCGACCGGCGCGTCCCGGTCACGTGGGAGGTCGCCGAGGACGCCGGCTTCCGCCGCGTGGTGCGCCGCGGCGTCGAGCACGCCGTACCGGAGTGGGCGCACTCGGTCCACGCAGAGGTGGACGGGCTGCGGCCGGACCGTGAGTACTGGTACCGGTTCATCGTCGGTGACCAGGTCAGCCCGGTCGGCCGGACCCGGACGGCGCCGCTCGCGTACCTGCGGCTGAACGAGTTCAGCTTCGCCTTCGCGAGCTGCCAGAACTACTACGAGGGCTTCTTCACCGCGTTCCGTCACATGGCGCGGGACGACCTCGACCTGGTCGTTCACCTCGGCGACTACATCTACGAGGGCGGCGGCCAGGGCACGATCGGCCGTGGGCATCTGCCGGCCGCGGAGGTCTTCAGCCTGACCGACTACCGGATCCGGTACGGGCAGTACAAGAGCGACCCGGACCTGCAGGCCGCGCACGCCGCGGCGCCGTGGGTGGTCGCACCCGACGACCACGACGTCGAGAACAACTGGGCCGGCGACATCTCGCAGATCGACACCGAGCCGGACCAGGACCCCGCCGTGTTCCGTCAGCGCCGCGCGGCGGCGTACCAGGCGTACTACGAGAACCTGCCGCTGCGCCGTTCGTCGATGCCGCGCGGATCCGAGATGCAGGTGTACCGCCGGCTGACCTTCGGCAACCTGGTCCAGCTGAACGTGCTCGATACGCGCAGGTTCCGGACCGACCAGCTGGAGCAGTGTGCTCAGGACTGCGACGCCCGCTGGGACCCGGAGCGGACGATGCTCGGCGCCCAGCAGGAGAAATGGCTGCTGGACGGGCTGGGCCGCTCCTCTGCCCGCTGGAACGTGCTCGGCAACCAGGTCTTCGCGTTCGAGGCCGACCACGACGCCGGTACGTCGGAGCGGTACGGCATGGATCCGTGGGACGGGTACGCCGCCGCGCGGCAACGGCTGTTCGACGGCGTGATCGAGCGCAAGGTCGACAACTTCGTGATGATCACCGGCGACGCCCACCGCAGCGTCGCCGCGGACCTGAAGCAGAACTTCGCCGACCCGAACTCGCGAACCGTGGGCGCCGAGTTCCTCGGTACGTCGGTCAGCTCGGGCGGCAACGGTGTGGACACGGACAGCCTCGGCGTCACGTGGCTCGCCGAGAACCCGCACATGCGCTTCCACAACAGCCAGCGTGGTTACCAGCGTTGCGTGGTGACGCCGACCGAGTGGCGCACCGACTACCGCGTCGTGCCGCAGGTGACTGTCGCCGACGGCTCGGTGATCACGCGGGCGAGTGTGACGGTCGAGGCGGGTCGTCCCGGGGTGGCGGACGTGGCCGGCTGA
- a CDS encoding ABC transporter substrate-binding protein translates to MRRKSFSRREVLAGLGAGLAAAVVPGCSGADGGQSGALQVWGGVPAASGPGDVVKAFQEKFPQYKANYTRFVNDDRGNLKLDTALQGGVDIDVYFTYTQSAMALRAGSGLAADLTDRVKADPDLQVFLDTEQPRSYIEDGKVKALATAREPFFVLFNEKLRQQAGVELPETWTIEDFRATAKRLTTGTTYGTYTLPDVARIALGPNYWYDGDRSNFGDPHFEQGFRLGREMIADGTAFPWTEVLSRHLDAYQQNSFLGEEFHLWSTAPFNLRYLYDAKKYPHDFKVSFAPPPTVDGKDWNGGSYSNFIMINPKSPKFEAAWAFVKFWLTEGATPMLKGGKMPALGTVTEEQLVSGMLGKEPEKYFDLDSFRRVVLESDPKLAADTRLAGFPEINLAVEQQRDLCWLGEKDPGAAIREVRRLADAAIARNERRS, encoded by the coding sequence GTGAGGCGCAAAAGTTTTTCTCGGCGGGAAGTGCTCGCCGGGCTGGGAGCGGGGCTGGCGGCCGCCGTGGTGCCGGGGTGTTCCGGTGCCGACGGTGGGCAGTCGGGGGCCCTGCAGGTCTGGGGCGGGGTGCCGGCGGCATCTGGTCCGGGCGACGTGGTGAAAGCGTTCCAGGAGAAGTTTCCGCAGTACAAGGCGAACTACACGCGGTTCGTGAACGACGACCGCGGCAACCTCAAGCTCGACACCGCCCTCCAGGGTGGCGTCGACATCGACGTGTACTTCACCTACACGCAGTCCGCGATGGCGCTGCGGGCCGGGTCCGGACTGGCGGCGGACCTGACCGATCGGGTCAAGGCCGACCCGGACCTGCAGGTTTTCCTCGACACCGAGCAGCCGCGGTCCTACATCGAGGACGGCAAGGTCAAGGCGCTCGCCACGGCCCGTGAGCCGTTCTTCGTACTGTTCAACGAGAAGCTCCGGCAGCAGGCCGGCGTCGAGCTGCCGGAAACGTGGACGATCGAGGATTTCCGCGCCACCGCGAAGCGGCTGACGACCGGCACGACGTACGGAACGTACACGCTGCCCGACGTCGCCCGGATCGCTCTCGGACCCAATTACTGGTACGACGGCGACCGGTCGAACTTCGGCGATCCGCACTTCGAGCAGGGTTTCCGGCTCGGCCGCGAGATGATCGCGGACGGAACGGCGTTTCCGTGGACCGAAGTGCTGTCCCGGCACCTGGACGCGTACCAGCAGAACTCGTTCCTCGGCGAGGAGTTCCACCTCTGGTCGACGGCTCCGTTCAACCTGCGGTACCTGTACGACGCGAAGAAGTACCCGCACGACTTCAAGGTCTCGTTCGCGCCGCCGCCGACGGTCGACGGCAAGGACTGGAACGGCGGCTCGTACAGCAACTTCATCATGATCAACCCGAAGTCGCCGAAGTTCGAGGCGGCCTGGGCGTTCGTGAAGTTCTGGCTCACCGAGGGCGCGACGCCGATGCTCAAGGGCGGGAAGATGCCGGCGCTCGGCACCGTGACCGAAGAGCAGCTCGTTTCCGGAATGCTCGGAAAGGAGCCGGAAAAGTACTTCGACCTGGACTCCTTCCGCCGTGTCGTCCTGGAGTCCGACCCGAAGCTCGCCGCCGACACCCGGCTGGCCGGCTTCCCGGAGATCAACCTCGCCGTGGAGCAGCAGCGCGACCTGTGCTGGCTCGGCGAGAAGGACCCCGGCGCCGCGATCCGCGAGGTACGACGGCTCGCCGACGCCGCGATCGCCCGTAACGAGAGGAGGTCCTGA